The window TCAATACATTAGTTACTCTAAATTTTACAATTCTAtcctataaaattataaaatatttattccttacaaaatatattattataataagagtgaaagaggagagagaaataatggtaaagaagagagaggagagagaaataattattaaaaaattatagaagaaagaggagagagataaaattattaaaaaattataaaatttgtacttggtatgttaaatttaaactaagagagtcaaaattttagaattttctattttagaattaatattTGGATTAACTGATATATGGTcttttttgaagatttttttgttaaaaaatctaatataacatAGATGGTTGTGTTTAGAGTAAACACTTTCTCTTAGATAGATACAGTTCTATATAAACTAGCACAAAATtgataatttcttataatttataacataatttcactttaaaataatttataattatgataaagttataatttatttaaaaaaaaatagagtattcACTTAATATAATTAGCTattcagataaaaaaaaacttgtttgaaaaattacctcaatcattttaaattaataaataaataaaaattaacactaatgaattttaaaatgagaCAAAACATCTATAAATTAGTaattcatcttttttaatttgtaataaatctaaatcaattattgctcattttttttaaagtgagaAGATCTAACTATTAACTAAAAAGAAAGATTGAGGGTGATTACTATTTCTACCTATTTTGAACTTATTCCATACGGGGTTATACACGGattttatcttataattaaatttcacgtctatttttttatcaattaaataattatatttattaaacaaaatactaaattacttattttttaaataattttattatttattaaaaataagaataaattatatattgtatactttaaaactcaatttaaaaaaatcaaatcaaactgaattttctttaaaaaaatcagtttttagTCCcagaaaaaaacaaatcaaacgagCTCttgagtattttattttagcatTTATGTCTGATTTTgccaatattatttaaactataaCATAGTTAACAAATAAGTTatcgaaaattaaattaaacacatTTGAATGTTGAACAAATAAGCTGAATAATACAGAAAAAACGTGAAGGATAAATTAGAAGATCAAATTTATTAGagattgattaattataataagaactatttatttatatgtaaattgAGTAACATCTCATCTATTAAATTGAATTGAGGTGAGCGCGGCAACTTAACGATGAAATTAaaggtgatatatatatatatatatatatatatatatatatatatatatttgattttttttctataattatgatatctatatatatatataatgatgcttaatttttaaagtgtccggattgccgggtcgagagctgtggtcaatttggatacttgggtgcggattgtgagttgacccgcctttaaatttaaaacggttaaaaataaaattaaaagggtcgagagctgtggtcaatttggatacttgggtcggattgtgggttgacccgcctttaaatttaaaacggttaaaaataaaattaaaaatgttagaggtatgtttcgaacttacaacctaataaaacaaatacaactctttaactaactagctACAaggactttatattttaaattcaacactaaatttgataaacgcgggacgttttaatattaatataagttcaactttttaactaactaatctatatatatatataatgatgcttaatttttaaagtgtccggattgtcgggtcgagagctgtgattaatttggatacttgggtcggattgtgggttgacccgtctttaaatttaaaacgattaaaaataaaattaagagtCTCATTCTCTCGCATTCGTCCTTACCTCTGTTCTATTCTATTGATCCAGTTTAGGCAGCTTTCAGTCTCTATAAACTTGATGAAATATCTATTACACAAGGAAAAAGACTTGCATCAATCAATGACATgagctagaggtatgtttcgaacttgcaacctaacaaaacaagtataactcttttaccaactaggctactaagactttatattttaaattcaacaccaaatttgataaatacgggacgttttaacattaatataagtttaattttttaactaaaatatatatatatatatatatatatatataaaatgatgttgagtaaatgaatatttgggtcggattgtgggttgacccacccataaacttaaatcgattaaaaataaaattaaaaatattatccgtaattttttttcacggttttttatattattaatcgtgcaaatacACGACTAAATactagttattttaaaatggttaaaactaAAACTGAGCTGTGTTACTGTTGGGTATAATTATGATTAAtgctttttatattttttaatttgttatgtatgaaaactattttcaaattcataatttatataaaatttaaatattgtatttaaaaaaaattagaataaatataatatattttatatcaaatttcaCGTTTAtatgtcttattattattattattattattattattattattattattattattataataatagataaacaagaggaacttttttatctaaaaaatgagagggaatctttatactttaataatgatgcttaaataGCTCTTTTGTTTGTTagttttttatactaaaaatttacttaacatatttttaaattaaaataaaattataataattaaaaaactcaaataacttatttttaattaaatattttttttaaaaaaataccaataaaaattataaataacctAACATCAAACCAGTTCTAAAAAGTTAATGAAACATTCTTTTTCagtaatgtttaaattttaataaagcaaaaaaagtaattattcgACTACTTTTTCTTACTAAAAGTAAAATATAgtatatcaataatataaactttaatttgTTCCTATATGTCCcttctttattaataataatgcgTATTATAATGATAACAAACAAATTCActtgtaaaaattaattatataaatttaaaaataattagcaaaaaaaaatattattaaaaataaatgatcatttgaaatatatttgtaagagaAGAGTGAGATGATTTTGGTGTGTTGTTGAAGCTGAGAGAAAATGTGGTCCACCGGAATCTACAGACTATAAATAGGCCCGTTCTCAAAAGTTCACTTTTCTCTTGCTTAGCCAAATATTGCAACTGTATGCGCATATCACTTTCAGAGCGATATATGGACGACGGTGCTAGGGATTTCCATGGCGAACATATCTTAGAATCACTTGTGATTTCAGGTGAACCTTTATATTCTTTCGCACTTCAAATTTCCTTTTCTTGTTTTCTCGTAACCTTCCGTTTTCTCTCGGTTTCCAGAATACTGCAAGATATGGCGTCAAGGATCGTTTTACTAATGGTGTTTGTCTTTGATGCAATTGCTTTTGCGCTTGCAGTTGTTGCCGAACAGCGGAGGACTAAAGTGAGTTTATATCTTGTTTGATCCTCTCTTGCTATTTCATGAGAATTTTATGGAATCTGATCTTAAATTCTTATAGTTGATCTGCTTCATGTGGTTTTCAAGCTTCGTTACTAGTATTATACAGAGACTTCGAGTTGTTTATGCTGTAGCGTTGTAGATCGAACATTTGTGACAATCTGATCTTAAATTCTTATAGTTCATGATCTGCTTCATGCTGTTCTCAAGCTTCGTTACTAGTTTATACAGAGCCTTCGAGTTGTTTATGCTGTAGCATTGTAGATCGAACATTTGTGACAATCGGAGGGATGAAATCGTACGGTTTTCAGATTAGGTTAATGTTACTCTTGTAAGAGACGTGGAACTGAAGTAGAGGTAGCCTGAAACGTGCTTTTAGATTCACTAAATATTCGTATGATGTGCATTCATTGCTAGTAATTGAAGTAGAAGTAGACTGAAATGTGCTTTTAGATTCACTAAACATTCTTATGATGTGCATTCATTGCTAGTAACTGAAGTAGAAGTGGTCTGAATTGTGCTTTTAGATTCACTAAACATTCATATGATGTGCATTCATTGCTAGTAATTGAAGTAGAAGTAGCCTGAAATGTGCTTTTAGATTCACTAAACATTCGTATGATGTGCATTCATTGCTAGTAATTGAAGTAGAATTAGCCTGAAATGTGCTTTTAGATTCACTAAACATTCGTATGATGTGCATTCATTGCTAGTAACTGAAGTAGAAGTAGCCTGAAATGTGCTTTTAGATTCACTAAACATTCATATGATGTGCATTCATTGCTGTTTAAGATCTATACCTAATTTATTGCTTAAACTCAAAACCTAAATGCAGTTTATATGAATAGAGCAAAGTCCTCTTCCATCATCATTAGCAAAAGAAACAACATTACTGTTATTGCTGGATCCATGAGTTTACTGTTGGAGTTTAGCCAACTTAAGCTTGTTTATGGCTTAGTTCTTTGCACCATAAgcttttttttctcattatctattaattttctAACAGGCGACAATCCAAACCGTCGATGAATTTGCCAGCAATGATTATAGTTTTAGCTATTGTAAGTATGGTTCAGACATTGCAACTGGCTTGGGCGTGGCATCTTTTGTGTTCCTTTTTGCCAGTCAAGTTATTGTAATGGCCGCAAGTCGATGTTTATGCTTTGGGAGAGGTTTGAGGCCAGGAAGTTCGAGAACATGGGCAATCGCGTTATTCATTGTTTGCTGGTATATATGTCTCTGTTAAATGAAATCAAGTTTTGCATAAGAATTACGAATTGAAAtcaatttttgtattttgtagGGTGACATTCTTAGTTGCAGAGATTTGCCTTTTGGCTGGCTCGATAAGGAATGCATATCACACCAAGTATAGGAAGATGATAGCGAGCGATCTTTCGTGCGAGACATTGAGACAGGGAGTGTTTGGAGCCGGGGCTGGTTTCATTGTCATGACCGGAATAGTATCTGAAGTCTATTACGTTAACTATGCCAAGTCGCACATTTGTTCGACGCTGCCTCTGGAAACCGGTATAAGAATGGGGTCATTTTAGTGGATTCTTTCTTTTGAGTGTTGAATCATTAACAAGATTGCGTTCTTAACTATTTGATCTATGACTTATTATAGATTAGTTTatgatgatatatgtatgtGTGCTTATTATGAATTTATGGTAGTAATGTACTTGTGTAAATTAAATTTGcttcaaaagatttttttatttttttttaaatgtcaacttttattaagAAGAGTGTAGGATGAcaattgggaaatttgatgaaataaccctcataagagggttattaCCATTTATAGCATGcatttactaattttttcatttttaaccttttGCCAAGGTAAAATGTCACttttaccctttatttaaaaaaaaaaaatgattttatttttcttttccctttCCTTCTCCTTTCcctccttctctctcttttcaacttCCCCTACCCCGACCGATGACGACGAAGCTGAAGGAACCAACGCCACcgtcatcttcttcttcttcttctcctctccccCGACGACGAAGCCGAAAGAATCAACGAAGCAACTCAGAACGAAGccaccatcatcatcttcttcttcttctcctctccccCGACGACTATCCGGCCCCCGACGACGGAAAAAAGCAGAACGAACGAAGGTTGAGATTGAAGGTGAGTTTTCTCCGAAGCAACGAACGAACGAAGGTTGAAAATGCATATGTCGAATGTTGTTGTAggctgtcgcagacgaatgcgcatctgtcgcagacgaatgcgcatctgtcgcagacgacagatgcgcattcgtctacGACAGTCTGCAATAGCCTTCGACATATGTATTTTCAACCCAAAACGATTCAGTTAGccaataaacctaaacctaaacaataaacactaaAACTCTAAACCTAAAACGGGAAAACTCGGATAGAAAcgggaaaacatgaaagataAACTCATTTTCGTCGTTCTGGAGTTCTGATTCTCGTCGGAGGCTCTTATTTGTCGTCGGAGGCTCGTCGGGGTTCGGAGGAGAGGACGTCGTCAATGTTTCAGCTTGATCGTCTTCGGGGGGAAGGaaaggagaagaaagagaaaagagagagagggagggaaagagaaaagagataGCGGGAGGGAAATGAgaaggaaagagaaaagaaaaagaaaattaatttttttttttaaaataaagggtaaaGGTGACATTTTACCTTGGCaaaaggttaaaaatgaaaaaattagtaaagGCATGCTATATATGGTAATAACCCTCTTACgagggttatttcatcaaatttccctgaCAATTGGATGGTTCGGAACGGGGAATACATTTATCACTTCCGTCCCGGTTTTACtctctaaatttttttactattcGGTTTTGGAGAATTCTCGAGGACATCGTTTATACCATCTCctcaaaaacatataaattttttatataatcaaattatataaccgatttttgaatataatatatactatataatatcttaaaaaataatattattataaataaataaacttaaaactcttataaaatataattaataaataattttattggtaattttatatatttaattatatttttagtattcGTGTGAAAAATCGAGACAATTTAATTCGATTATCGCGAGACGGTTTTAAAATGTCATCTTACTATTACTATTTACggttatatatcaaatttttaataaataattcaatttaaaatatcctaaaaaaagttaaaataaaataagaataagaaaaactgaatttaaattataaattaaattactttaaaaaaaaaacaattgatttaagaaattaaacttGGAAGGAGATCACTTTGGAAAAGTCATATATGGTCTACTTGTAAATtgtaacaaattaaattaaggttttatttaaaaaaaaaataatatttaaattgagttatttaattaaataaaccgtATCACcgattgaaaataatttaatgaatttatagAAATGTTTGAgatatgaaattttttttgacaaaaataaaataaaatttctcttaCACTTTTTACTTTTTGATGCAACTTTTCCATCGCTCCCGGTGAATTTAtggattaaattcaaaattttgaaatttagaagtttagagagagaataaGCGGTGAACCAAAAT is drawn from Impatiens glandulifera chromosome 3, dImpGla2.1, whole genome shotgun sequence and contains these coding sequences:
- the LOC124930972 gene encoding uncharacterized protein LOC124930972 encodes the protein MASRIVLLMVFVFDAIAFALAVVAEQRRTKATIQTVDEFASNDYSFSYCKYGSDIATGLGVASFVFLFASQVIVMAASRCLCFGRGLRPGSSRTWAIALFIVCWVTFLVAEICLLAGSIRNAYHTKYRKMIASDLSCETLRQGVFGAGAGFIVMTGIVSEVYYVNYAKSHICSTLPLETGIRMGSF